From a region of the Halorubrum sp. BV1 genome:
- a CDS encoding creatininase family protein, with protein sequence MYIADQTWPELRESLSEESVALVPLGSTEQHGPHLPLATDHLIAEALASAAAEETGAVRTPTITVGVSPHHRQFPGTMWVDAPEFRDYVESFTRHLTYHGIDRVVYVNAHGGNVQHLREVGRRLHEDGEAYAIEWMWDESIPELVDDLFEHNGPHAGPKETAMITHIAPDLVRDDQFENARDDGLVDLEGSDARVHGARTFYDSIDNSANGAFGDPTDVTPQKAERLFEAATDQLVQLTEWLRARDRDELLPKDRVA encoded by the coding sequence ATGTACATCGCCGACCAGACGTGGCCTGAGCTGCGCGAGTCGCTCTCCGAGGAGTCCGTCGCCCTCGTCCCGCTCGGGTCGACAGAACAGCACGGCCCGCACCTGCCGCTCGCGACCGACCACCTGATAGCCGAGGCGCTCGCCAGCGCCGCCGCGGAGGAGACCGGGGCAGTCCGCACGCCGACGATCACCGTCGGCGTCAGCCCCCACCATCGCCAGTTTCCCGGGACGATGTGGGTCGACGCGCCGGAGTTCCGCGACTACGTCGAGAGCTTCACCCGCCATCTCACCTATCACGGGATCGACCGCGTGGTGTACGTGAACGCCCACGGCGGGAACGTCCAGCACCTCCGTGAAGTCGGTCGCCGGCTCCACGAGGACGGCGAGGCCTACGCGATCGAGTGGATGTGGGACGAGTCGATCCCGGAGCTCGTCGACGACCTGTTCGAACACAACGGTCCCCACGCCGGCCCGAAGGAGACGGCGATGATCACGCACATCGCGCCGGATCTCGTCCGCGACGACCAGTTCGAGAACGCCCGCGACGACGGGCTCGTCGACCTCGAGGGATCGGACGCGCGAGTCCACGGCGCACGGACGTTCTACGACTCAATCGACAACTCGGCGAACGGAGCCTTCGGCGACCCGACCGACGTGACACCCCAGAAGGCGGAGCGACTGTTCGAGGCCGCGACCGACCAACTCGTTCAGCTTACCGAGTGGCTCCGGGCTCGCGACCGCGACGAACTGCTTCCGAAAGACCGGGTCGCGTAG
- a CDS encoding nascent polypeptide-associated complex protein, producing MFGGGGMNPRKMKQMMKQMGIDVEELDAERVVIETADGDLVFDGAQVTKMDAQGQETYQIVGSPKEVADAGAGGSAGGETPAVEGDDPDATADGADVVDAIPEEDVALVAERAGVPKSTAREALENADGDLATAIAELE from the coding sequence ATGTTCGGAGGAGGCGGTATGAATCCGCGGAAGATGAAACAGATGATGAAACAGATGGGGATCGACGTCGAGGAGCTCGACGCCGAGCGCGTCGTCATCGAGACGGCCGACGGTGACCTCGTCTTCGACGGTGCCCAAGTCACCAAGATGGACGCGCAGGGTCAAGAGACCTACCAGATCGTGGGATCGCCCAAGGAGGTCGCGGACGCCGGCGCGGGCGGAAGCGCAGGCGGGGAGACGCCCGCGGTCGAGGGCGACGATCCGGACGCGACGGCGGACGGCGCGGACGTGGTCGACGCCATTCCGGAGGAGGACGTGGCGCTCGTCGCCGAGCGCGCCGGCGTTCCGAAGTCGACGGCCAGAGAGGCCCTAGAGAACGCCGACGGCGACCTCGCGACCGCCATCGCGGAGCTGGAGTGA
- a CDS encoding tRNA (adenine-N1)-methyltransferase, protein MTDAAYLLVHDDREYLLEPGEEFGTDLGVIEVPEDVAGGDTVETHLGTVFNVRELRGPDLFNHLERTGAPMMPRDVGLVMGHTGISDGDRVLDAGTGTGILAAYLGRTGADVTTYEVDPDFAEVARANMETAGVSDRVEVRTGDLTEALGDLADGEPFDALTLDTGDAPAVVERATDLLVSGGHLAVYSPFVEGTREAALAAREAGFESVETLETIQREMDFSDRGSRPSTAGVGHTGYLVFGRAP, encoded by the coding sequence GTGACCGACGCCGCGTACCTGCTGGTCCACGACGACCGGGAGTATCTCTTGGAGCCGGGCGAGGAGTTCGGCACCGACCTCGGCGTGATCGAGGTCCCCGAAGACGTCGCCGGCGGTGACACCGTCGAGACGCATCTCGGGACCGTCTTCAACGTCCGCGAACTCCGCGGTCCGGATCTCTTCAACCACCTCGAACGGACGGGCGCGCCGATGATGCCCCGCGACGTTGGGCTGGTGATGGGACACACGGGGATATCGGACGGCGACCGCGTGCTCGACGCCGGCACGGGAACCGGGATCCTCGCCGCTTACCTCGGCCGCACCGGCGCGGACGTGACCACCTACGAGGTCGACCCCGACTTCGCCGAGGTCGCCCGCGCGAACATGGAGACCGCGGGCGTCTCCGACCGCGTCGAGGTGCGTACCGGCGACCTCACCGAAGCGCTCGGCGACCTCGCAGACGGGGAGCCGTTCGACGCGCTCACGCTCGACACCGGCGACGCGCCGGCGGTCGTGGAACGGGCGACCGACCTGCTCGTCTCGGGCGGCCACCTCGCCGTCTACTCGCCGTTCGTCGAGGGAACCCGCGAGGCCGCGCTCGCCGCCCGCGAGGCCGGATTCGAGAGCGTCGAGACGCTGGAGACGATCCAGCGGGAGATGGACTTCTCCGACCGCGGCTCCCGCCCGTCGACCGCGGGCGTGGGCCACACCGGCTACCTGGTGTTCGGCCGCGCGCCCTGA
- a CDS encoding pyridoxal phosphate-dependent aminotransferase, whose product MTTFSDRVERISISGIREVFEAAGDDAINLGLGQPDFPTPEHARRAAVDAIEAGKADAYTENKGTRSLREAIAEKHRADQGIDLDPDDVIATAGGSEALHVALEAHVGDGDEVLIPDPGFVSYDALTKLAGGDPVPVPLRDDLTIDPAAIEAAITDDTAAFVVNSPGNPTGAVSSEADVREFARIADEHDVLCVSDEVYEYTVFDGEHRSPIEFAESDNVVVVNSASKLFSMTGWRLGWVYGSEERVERMLRVHQYAQACASAPAQYAAEAALRGDRAMVDEMTDSFERRRDLVLEGFAEIGLDCPTPQGAFYAMPRVPEGFVDECLDRGVVVVPGEAFGEHGAGHARISYATDEAELREALDLMADAYAAVN is encoded by the coding sequence ATGACGACGTTCTCCGATCGAGTCGAGCGGATCTCCATCAGCGGGATCCGCGAGGTGTTCGAGGCGGCCGGCGACGACGCGATAAACCTCGGGCTCGGACAGCCCGACTTCCCGACGCCGGAACACGCGCGGCGGGCCGCCGTCGACGCCATCGAGGCCGGGAAGGCCGACGCCTACACCGAAAACAAGGGAACCCGATCGCTGCGTGAGGCCATCGCCGAGAAGCACCGAGCGGATCAGGGGATCGACCTCGATCCGGACGACGTGATCGCCACCGCGGGCGGCAGCGAGGCGCTTCATGTGGCCTTGGAGGCGCACGTCGGCGACGGCGACGAGGTGTTGATCCCGGACCCCGGCTTCGTCTCCTACGACGCGCTGACGAAGCTCGCGGGCGGCGACCCCGTTCCCGTCCCGCTCCGCGACGACCTCACGATCGACCCGGCGGCGATCGAGGCGGCGATCACGGACGACACCGCCGCGTTCGTCGTGAACTCTCCCGGCAACCCCACCGGCGCGGTCTCCTCCGAGGCCGACGTCCGGGAGTTCGCGCGGATCGCCGACGAGCACGACGTGCTCTGCGTCTCCGACGAGGTGTACGAGTACACGGTGTTCGACGGCGAGCACCGCTCGCCGATCGAGTTCGCCGAGAGCGACAACGTCGTCGTCGTCAACTCCGCCTCGAAGCTGTTCTCGATGACGGGCTGGCGACTCGGCTGGGTGTACGGGTCGGAAGAGCGCGTCGAGCGCATGCTGCGCGTCCACCAGTACGCACAGGCGTGCGCGTCGGCTCCCGCTCAGTACGCCGCAGAGGCCGCACTGCGTGGGGACCGCGCGATGGTCGACGAGATGACCGACTCCTTCGAGCGTCGGCGCGACCTCGTGTTGGAGGGGTTCGCGGAGATCGGTCTCGACTGTCCGACGCCACAGGGGGCGTTCTACGCGATGCCCCGCGTCCCCGAGGGGTTCGTCGACGAGTGCCTCGACCGCGGGGTGGTTGTGGTGCCCGGCGAGGCGTTCGGCGAGCACGGAGCCGGCCACGCGCGGATCTCGTACGCGACCGACGAGGCCGAACTGCGCGAGGCGCTCGATCTGATGGCCGACGCCTACGCGGCCGTGAACTGA
- a CDS encoding methionine adenosyltransferase — translation MDRNIQVSRLDRQAVEDQEVEIVERKGIGHPDSICDGVAESVSRALSQLYLDRVGKVLHYNTDETQLVAGRAAPAYGGGEVVEPIYLLIVGRATKQYDGQQLPVDSTALAAAREYLAEAIPELEYGTDVVVDVKLGEGSGDLQDVFGEETQQVPMANDTSFGVGHAPLTETETIVYEAERELNTTYHDEHPELGPDVKIMGKREGDRIDITVAAAMVDQYVDGLDDYDDAVSDVREFVTELAETHTDREVSVDVNTADDYDEGSVYLTVTGTSAEQGDDGSVGRGNRANGLITPNRPMSMEATSGKNPVNHIGKIYNLLSTRIAESVTAEVDGIRDLQVRLLSQIGRPIDEPHVADAQIVTTDGVNLADIEDDVVAIVDRELADVTDVTRSVIDGDASTF, via the coding sequence ATGGACCGGAACATTCAGGTCAGCCGCCTCGACCGGCAGGCGGTCGAGGACCAGGAGGTCGAGATCGTCGAGCGAAAGGGGATCGGTCATCCCGACTCGATCTGCGACGGCGTCGCGGAGTCGGTCTCGCGGGCGCTCTCACAGCTCTACTTGGACCGGGTCGGCAAGGTGCTCCACTACAACACGGACGAGACGCAGCTGGTCGCCGGCCGCGCCGCCCCCGCCTACGGCGGCGGCGAGGTCGTCGAGCCGATCTACCTGCTCATCGTCGGACGCGCCACGAAGCAGTACGACGGTCAACAGCTCCCGGTCGACTCGACCGCGCTGGCGGCCGCCCGCGAGTACCTCGCCGAGGCGATCCCAGAACTGGAGTACGGCACGGACGTCGTCGTGGACGTGAAACTCGGCGAGGGGTCGGGTGACCTCCAAGACGTGTTCGGCGAGGAGACCCAACAGGTTCCGATGGCCAACGACACGTCGTTCGGCGTCGGCCACGCACCCCTCACCGAGACGGAGACGATAGTTTACGAGGCGGAGCGCGAACTCAACACGACGTACCACGACGAGCATCCCGAACTCGGCCCCGACGTGAAGATCATGGGCAAGCGGGAAGGCGACCGGATAGACATCACGGTCGCGGCCGCGATGGTCGATCAGTACGTCGACGGGCTCGACGACTACGACGACGCGGTGAGCGACGTTCGGGAGTTCGTCACAGAGTTGGCGGAAACGCACACGGACCGCGAGGTCAGCGTCGACGTCAACACCGCCGACGACTACGACGAGGGCTCCGTCTATCTCACCGTCACCGGCACCTCCGCGGAACAGGGCGACGACGGCTCCGTCGGCCGCGGCAACCGCGCCAACGGGCTCATCACGCCGAACCGACCGATGTCGATGGAGGCGACCTCCGGGAAGAACCCGGTCAACCACATCGGGAAGATCTACAACCTGCTGTCGACGCGGATCGCGGAGTCCGTCACCGCCGAGGTCGACGGCATCCGCGACCTGCAGGTCCGCCTCCTCTCGCAGATCGGCCGGCCGATCGACGAGCCGCACGTCGCCGACGCGCAGATCGTCACCACCGACGGGGTCAACCTCGCGGACATCGAAGACGACGTCGTCGCCATCGTCGACAGGGAACTCGCCGACGTCACGGACGTCACGCGGAGCGTCATCGACGGCGACGCCTCCACGTTCTAA
- a CDS encoding DUF5804 family protein, which yields MTRVCLLGDPAVDLTYELLSRETARNALATYDIEEPFANSLAVDTVSLGAAVSLLNDLNWYLVRFADEAIVREPSISTDEWLSRDLARAVRDGAVPPEETDQRLRVFDLVDGAPVDPRYVRRTQGETPTHDRDDADGTLVVRVSESEFDG from the coding sequence GTGACGCGGGTGTGTCTCCTCGGCGATCCGGCGGTCGATCTCACCTACGAGCTGCTGTCTCGCGAGACGGCGCGGAACGCGCTCGCGACCTACGACATCGAGGAGCCGTTCGCGAACAGCCTCGCGGTCGACACGGTGAGCCTCGGCGCGGCCGTCTCGCTTCTGAACGACCTCAACTGGTACCTCGTGCGCTTCGCCGACGAGGCGATCGTCCGCGAGCCGTCGATATCGACCGACGAGTGGCTCTCTCGCGACCTCGCGCGGGCGGTACGCGACGGCGCGGTGCCGCCGGAGGAGACCGACCAACGACTGAGGGTGTTCGATCTCGTCGACGGCGCGCCCGTCGACCCGCGGTACGTGCGCCGGACGCAGGGCGAGACGCCGACGCACGACCGCGATGACGCCGACGGAACCCTCGTCGTTCGCGTGAGCGAGTCGGAGTTCGACGGATAA
- a CDS encoding Lrp/AsnC family transcriptional regulator, translating into MDERDVRLVKAISDLGTGSPERLHDETGIPVSTIHYRLNNLREDGVIENDLYDLDHEALGLGVTVIVEVLADYEGPYDEFADELLGVEGVTEAFFTMGETDFVVLARLSSSDTVERLISDFEAIPEVERTNSTFTIATLRDEPRAPATYELETLVEELTD; encoded by the coding sequence ATGGACGAGCGCGACGTGCGGTTGGTGAAGGCCATCTCCGATCTGGGCACGGGGAGTCCGGAGCGGCTCCACGATGAGACGGGAATCCCGGTGTCGACGATCCACTACCGGCTGAACAACCTCCGGGAGGATGGAGTGATAGAGAACGATCTGTACGACCTCGATCACGAGGCGCTGGGGCTCGGGGTGACCGTCATCGTCGAGGTGCTCGCGGACTACGAGGGGCCGTACGACGAGTTCGCCGACGAACTGCTCGGGGTGGAGGGCGTCACGGAGGCGTTCTTCACGATGGGCGAGACGGACTTCGTCGTGCTCGCCCGGCTCTCCTCGTCGGACACAGTCGAACGGCTGATAAGCGACTTCGAGGCGATCCCCGAGGTCGAGCGCACGAACTCGACGTTCACGATCGCGACGCTGCGCGACGAGCCGCGCGCGCCGGCGACCTACGAGCTAGAGACGCTCGTGGAGGAACTCACCGACTGA
- a CDS encoding DMT family transporter, which translates to MNLRSPISSSESIVGAFLLLATLWGTSFVAIEAGLHYFPPLLFAGVRYAVAGAVVLTFAVLVSDRFVPRGRDEWLGVAVAGTFVIAAYHGLLYVGELYVSGAVAAVIVSLSPVLTATFAAALLPEERLGPVEIGGFVLGIVGVVVIADPVASGLGSSALLGVALAFAGAVAFSLGAVLLRPLRTDLPVAALQGWAMVVGAGQLFVGAGLLGESPGAIVWNATAVASLTYLTLLSGVVAFLIYFALLDTVGPAQLHLVGYAEPVVAAVGSWALLGQLIEAEAVLGFVAILAGFLALERHEIAAYVGFGGDADRLLR; encoded by the coding sequence ATGAATCTGCGATCGCCGATTTCTTCGTCCGAATCGATCGTGGGGGCGTTCCTCCTCCTCGCGACGCTGTGGGGCACCTCGTTCGTCGCCATCGAGGCCGGCCTCCACTACTTCCCGCCGCTGTTGTTCGCGGGTGTCCGGTACGCCGTCGCCGGCGCTGTCGTGTTGACGTTCGCGGTCCTCGTCTCCGACCGCTTCGTGCCTCGCGGCCGCGACGAGTGGCTCGGCGTGGCCGTGGCCGGCACGTTCGTGATCGCGGCGTACCACGGGCTGTTGTACGTCGGCGAACTGTACGTCTCCGGTGCGGTCGCGGCCGTCATCGTGAGCCTCTCACCCGTGTTAACCGCGACGTTCGCCGCCGCGCTCCTCCCGGAAGAGCGGCTCGGACCGGTCGAGATCGGCGGATTTGTCCTCGGTATCGTCGGCGTCGTCGTGATCGCCGACCCGGTCGCGTCCGGTCTCGGCAGTTCGGCCCTCCTCGGCGTCGCGCTCGCGTTCGCCGGCGCGGTCGCGTTCTCGCTCGGTGCGGTGCTGCTCCGGCCGCTTCGCACCGATCTCCCGGTCGCCGCACTGCAGGGGTGGGCGATGGTGGTCGGAGCCGGACAGCTGTTCGTCGGCGCGGGCCTGCTCGGCGAGTCGCCGGGAGCGATCGTCTGGAATGCCACCGCCGTTGCGTCGCTGACGTACCTCACGCTTCTGTCCGGGGTCGTCGCGTTTCTGATCTACTTCGCGCTGCTCGACACGGTGGGGCCGGCGCAGTTGCACCTCGTCGGCTACGCGGAGCCGGTCGTCGCGGCGGTCGGAAGCTGGGCGCTCCTCGGACAGCTGATCGAGGCCGAAGCCGTACTGGGATTCGTCGCGATACTCGCGGGCTTCCTCGCGCTCGAACGCCACGAGATCGCCGCGTACGTCGGATTCGGCGGAGACGCGGATCGTCTGCTCAGGTAG
- a CDS encoding 2Fe-2S iron-sulfur cluster-binding protein: protein MRNPDASGQDPSDSDTASDPDTTAGADTTAGADTVALVVFDDEGRTELSVERGRNLRRVLLEAGLSPYAEATSRLNCGGRGLCATCGVRIRTGPDPEHWHDRLADRFGYPRLSCQVRVDDPMTVELVDKRVWGGREPTEG, encoded by the coding sequence ATGAGAAACCCAGACGCGAGCGGCCAAGACCCGAGCGATTCCGACACTGCGAGCGATCCCGACACCACGGCCGGCGCAGACACCACGGCCGGCGCAGACACCGTCGCTCTCGTGGTGTTCGACGACGAGGGTCGCACGGAACTGTCCGTCGAGCGCGGCCGGAACCTGCGGCGTGTCCTGCTGGAGGCTGGGCTGTCGCCGTACGCCGAAGCCACGAGCCGGCTCAACTGCGGCGGACGCGGGCTCTGTGCGACCTGCGGCGTCCGGATCCGGACTGGCCCCGATCCCGAACACTGGCACGACCGCCTCGCCGACCGGTTCGGCTATCCGCGACTCTCCTGTCAGGTGCGCGTCGACGACCCGATGACCGTCGAACTGGTCGACAAGCGGGTGTGGGGCGGGCGGGAACCGACCGAAGGGTGA